A single genomic interval of Spinacia oleracea cultivar Varoflay chromosome 6, BTI_SOV_V1, whole genome shotgun sequence harbors:
- the LOC130463625 gene encoding uncharacterized protein, with protein MEEQVRALEEKLEEQANNMHLIMQMIKEIKDGNGNFESPRISSNGGNPTRPQGMIPKLQFPTFDGTNPRNWVKKCSRYFALCNIASECRVNLASLYMTEKAENWVSSYLDVRKNVEWDDFIIDLCARFKDDKGMHAIEHFNKLEQGESLEDYIDEFENLRSVLLQNGRMLPDDYVLDSFIGGLKPVIKPFVRSFNPTTIAEAVKFARIQEEQIAACSYKSFAKPSLVPLNTTYKSSNSASLLSNSNKPPLLPTPLIKPTQITKNKQNRPFKHIPADVRAQKIAKGLCYYCDEKYDRNHKCRFREPQLFTVEIPCSEVVGCEEEEDDLGSETDLLLAESEPCISGLPYYESHWNVADGNHIACEHRCKNFAWKMHKKEFSAAVMMISLGGCDMVLGVQWLSTLGQISWDFKQLIMQFEVDGELFALKGVSPKKLKVVEGEPSEKLWDGVAQLCLLQMVDIGCLGMEMQDGELDEVDEPKLVKLKEEFSMVFDDPIDLPPHRGVFDHKIPLEPNTMPVNIRPNRYPLKQRDIIEQLVQEMVDRGIVQNSSSPFSSPVVELNKRTVKDKFPIPVVEELIDELASAAVFSKLDLRAGYHQLRIHPDDVYKTAFKTHTGHFEFLVMPFGLTNAPASFQNWMNKVFKPLLRRCVFVFFDDILKVEYLGHFISATGVETDPRKIEAVSKWPIPTSVKELRSFLGLTGYYRKFVRNYAVICKPLNELLKKGAYGWNENA; from the exons ATGGAAGAACAAGTGAGGGCTTTGGAGGAAAAGTTGGAAGAACAAGCAAACAATATGCACTTGATAATGCAGATGATCAAGGAGATTAAGGATGGAAACGGGAACTTCGAATCTCCAAGAATATCTTCTAACGGGGGCAATCCCACAAGGCCTCAAGGTATGATCCCTAAACTGCAGTTTCCTACATTTGATGGGACAAATCCTAGAAATTGGGTGAAGAAGTGCAGTAGATACTTTGCTCTTTGTAACATTGCTAGTGAATGTAGAGTTAATTTGGCATCGTTGTATATGACCGAGAAGGCTGAAAACTGGGTTTCCAGTTATCTTGATGTAAGGAAAAATGTGGAGTGGGATGATTTCATTATTGATTTGTGTGCAAGATTTAAAGATGATAAAGGAATGCATGCTATAGAACACTTTAATAAGTTGGAACAGGGTGAAAGTTTGGAAGATTATATTGATGAATTTGAGAATCTGAGATCTGTTTTGTTACAAAATGGAAGAATGTTACCTGATGATTATGTGTTGGATAGTTTCATTGGTGGTTTGAAACCTGTAATTAAACCATTTGTCAGATCTTTTAATCCTACTACCATAGCTGAGGCTGTAAAGTTTGCTAGAATTCAAGAAGAGCAGATTGCAGCTTGTTCTTACAAATCCTTTGCTAAACCATCTTTGGTGCCACTAAACACAACCTATAAATCCTCAAATTCTGCCTCACTGCTTTCAAACTCAAATAAACCACCTCTTTTACCTACTCCCTTGATTAAGCCCACACAAATTACCAAAAACAAGCAGAACAGACCTTTTAAACACATTCCAGCTGATGTTAGAGCACAGAAAATTGCAAAAGGGCTGTGTTATTACTGTGATGAGAAATACGATAGGAATCATAAGTGTAGGTTCAGAGAACCACAACTTTTTACTGTGGAAATTCCTTGTTCTGAAGTGGTTGGCTGTGAAGAAGAGGAGGATGATCTGGGGAGTGAGACAGACTTGCTTCTTGCTGAATCTGAACCATGCATTTCAGGGCTTCCATACTATGAGAGTCATTGGAATG TTGCAGATGGGAACCACATAGCTTGTGAGCATAGATGCAAGAATTTTGCCTGGAAGATGCATAAAAAAGAGTTTAGTGCAGCTGTAATGATGATATCTTTGGGGGGATGTGACATGGTATTAGGTGTTCAGTGGTTGAGTACACTTGGGCAAATCAGTTGGGATTTCAAACAGTTAATCATGCAGTTTGAAGTGGACGGTGAATTGTTTGCTTTGAAGGGTGTATCACCTAAGAAACTGAAAGTAGTAGAAGGAGAGCCAAGTGAGAAGTTGTGGGATGGGGTTGCTCAATTATGTCTGTTACAAATGGTAGATATTGGTTGTCTGGGTATGGAAATGCAGGATGGAGAGTTGGATGAAGTTGATGAACCGAAACTAGTGAAGTTGAAAGAAGAATTCAGCATGGTCTTTGATGATCCAATTGATTTACCACCTCACAGGGGTGTGTTTGATCATAAAATTCCCTTGGAACCTAACACTATGCCTGTCAACATAAGACCGAACAGATATCCTCTTAAACAAAGGGATATCATTGAACAACTAGTCCAAGAAATGGTTGACAGGGGCATTGTGCAGAATAGTTCAAGTCCATTTTCTTCTCCAGTGGT AGAGCTGAATAAGAGGACCGTGAAGGACAAATTCCCTATACCAGTTGTAGAGGAATTGATTGATGAATTAGCTAGTGCTGCTGTTTTCAGTAAGTTGGATCTTAGGGCTGGTTACCATCAACTTAGAATTCACCCTGATGATGTGTATAAGACGGCATTTAAAACACACACGGGACACTTTGAGTTCTTGGTGATGCCTTTTGGCCTCACAAATGCCCCGGCTAGTTTCCAGAATTGGATGAATAAGGTTTTTAAGCCACTGTTGAGGAGGTGTGTGTTTGTTTTCTTTGATGATATTCTG AAAGTGGAGTATCTAGGACATTTTATCTCAGCAACTGGAGTTGAAACTGATCCAAGAAAGATTGAAGCAGTGTCCAAGTGGCCAATTCCTACTTCAGTTAAGGAATTGCGGAGCTTCCTAGGTCTTACTGGCTATTATAGGAAGTTTGTAAGGAACTATGCAGTGATCTGCAAACCATTAAATGAGCTTTTGAAGAAAGGAGCTTATGGTTGGAATGAAAATGCATAA
- the LOC130464383 gene encoding E3 ubiquitin ligase BIG BROTHER-related-like — MSSVSQDLSNLNLRSGPSLSGVSHLGHDFAAFAIAFTSGVESTVIFDDIQVESEDFSLVEQFQSLERMTQNLDQYISSSHEEIQISEGMMVPADNTVMTTDVKRVSVQDYLAATRTNNAEELCSICLDDFKEQQQQQQQQQLMCLLPCNHGFHENCIGKWFKINHFCPLCRYELRS; from the coding sequence ATGTCATCAGTAAGCCAAGATCTAAGTAATCTTAACCTCCGATCAGGTCCCAGTCTTTCAGGTGTTAGTCATCTGGGTCATGATTTCGCAGCATTCGCTATTGCATTCACGAGTGGTGTAGAATCTACAGTGATTTTCGATGATATACAAGTCGAATCAGAAGACTTCAGTCTCGTTGAACAATTTCAATCATTAGAAAGGATGACTCAAAACCTAGATCAATATATCAGCAGCAGCCATGAAGAGATCCAGATATCAGAGGGCATGATGGTACCAGCAGACAACACGGTTATGACAACTGATGTGAAGAGGGTTAGCGTTCAGGATTACTTGGCTGCTACTCGTACTAATAATGCAGAGGAACTTTGTTCTATTTGCCTTGATGATTTTaaggaacaacaacaacaacaacaacaacaacaactcaTGTGCTTGTTGCCTTGTAACCATGGTTTTCACGAGAATTGTATTGGTAAATGGTTTAAGATCAACCACTTTTGCCCACTTTGCCGTTATGAGTTACGTAGCTGA
- the LOC130463926 gene encoding uncharacterized protein yields MKIRAAYHQAVMMNSNVDPTHSVPFSISTTHLHLHPENPNKPSTDSLNNTMNPVPVSMIKKRSNALAFDLIDLQDKPNPKKHCFRVKGPNLTLKLLLSEPHPHRPSDDDHDQNKIINPVPVSMINNHGVRVVPQNQPIRRSRPKKTASCLNQQNRPSDNQVLKLLRQHIDANNLEFKDVTDAKLILEKNLTDSDLKDDQGRLAIPKLQTTEFLTPDEETLLATKIDVNKNNKIDVKVIMESSVYNMCLSRWNYGNNNSNWKYVLKNEWKKLKMDKDLKAGDIIRIVSFRSEKRLNFAIVRPKRAIKLQDGSCFKLFGTIMETSPWW; encoded by the coding sequence ATGAAAATACGCGCTGCATACCATCAAGCTGTGATGATGAACAGCAATGTCGATCCCACTCATTCCGTGCCTTTTTCTATTTCTACtactcatcttcatcttcatcccgAAAACCCTAACAAGCCTTCTACTGATTCCTTAAACAATACCATGAACCCTGTTCCTGTCTCTATGATTAAAAAACGCTCTAATGCCTTGGCTTTTGATCTAATTGATCTTCAAGATAAACCAAACCCTAAGAAGCATTGTTTCCGAGTTAAAGGCCCTAATTTGACCTTAAAATTATTACTTTCCGAACCACACCCACACCGGCCTTCTGATGATGATCATGACCAAAACAAGATCATCAATCCTGTTCCGGTCTCCATGATCAACAACCATGGTGTTCGCGTAGTCCCACAGAATCAGCCCATCAGACGTTCCAGGCCCAAGAAAACAGCCTCTTGTCTTAACCAACAAAATCGCCCATCAGATAATCAAGTGTTGAAATTATTGCGTCAACACATCGACGCCAATAATTTGGAGTTTAAAGATGTAACTGATGCCAAATTAATCTTGGAGAAGAATCTAACAGACAGTGATCTTAAAGATGATCAAGGGCGATTGGCTATCCCTAAATTACAGACTACAGAGTTTCTAACTCCTGATGAGGAAACCTTACTTGCGACTAAAATTGATGTCAACAAAAACAACAAGATCGATGTCAAGGTAATCATGGAGTCTAGTGTGTACAACATGTGTCTGAGTCGATGGAATTACGGTAACAACAATTCCAATTGGAAGTATGTTTTGAAGAATGAGTGGAAGAAACTGAAGATGGATAAGGATCTCAAGGCAGGGGATATCATTCGAATTGTGTCTTTTCGATCGGAAAAGCGTCTGAATTTTGCAATAGTACGTCCTAAACGTGCAATCAAGTTGCAGGATGGTAGTTGTTTTAAATTGTTTGGGACTATTATGGAGACTAGCCCATGGTGGTAG
- the LOC130464159 gene encoding uncharacterized protein, with amino-acid sequence MAEVATTYAKCDVTRQKSRSLKLVIRKPAIKSTQIPQVKDPSVVDGYNKRVGTKVNYGFQKSNQKTPVSITGLKRRPEEVLEEEEEEGGPKPKRSKMDSGAILHWKPVEMNLERDHHKDIAIELSPSKMLRVAQLKSRFAETILKAQRYTSLQQGDKTIGQEDKESAAILNEESEIKRKRQEAREEARMAIRKVEQSVNFEDNFQVMKDFEALIGAPSRSWR; translated from the exons ATGGCTGAAGTAGCAACAACTTATGCTAAATGTGATGTGACAAGACAGAAATCGAGGTCGTTAAAACTTGTTATAAGGAAGCCTGCAATCAAATCCACACAAATACCTCAAGTGAAGGATCCATCAGTAGTTGATGGCTACAATAAGCGTGTAGGAACTAAAGTAAATTATGGCttccaaaaatcaaaccaaaaaacGCCTGTCTCTATTACTGGATTGAAGCGTAGACCTGAGGAAGTattagaagaagaagaagaagaaggtggTCCTAAACCGAAGAGGTCGAAGATGGACAGTGGTGCAATACTACATTGGAAGCCTGTTGAAATGAATTTGGAAAGGGATCATCACAAAGATATTGCAATTGAACTCTCCCCATCAAAAATGTTACGTGTGGCACAATTGAAGAGTAGGTTTGCAGAAACCATACTCAAAGCCCAACGTTACACTTCGTTGCAACAG GGTGATAAAACAATTGGGCAAGAAGATAAAGAGTCAGCTGCAATATTAAATGAAGAATCTgaaattaaaaggaaaagacaagAAGCGAGGGAGGAAGCCAGGATGGCTATTAGAAAGGTGGAACAGTCGGTCAATTTTGAAGACAACTTTCAAGTTATGAAAGATTTTGAAGCTCTAATTGGAGCGCCTAGTCGATCTTGGCGATGA